The following coding sequences lie in one Notolabrus celidotus isolate fNotCel1 chromosome 20, fNotCel1.pri, whole genome shotgun sequence genomic window:
- the LOC117832730 gene encoding interleukin-2 receptor subunit beta-like, producing MSHTVDLVWMELFVLLALFSLDAASSHNVSEGLSCLNDMVNNVSCTWRGSQLAPRVDCWISGVRMISNKKGMEKRIERCQLKQHTNSLPGCSFVFEKQMFTCFIPMPYIRMECNGTLVDNFTYYDPCSHVKMHPPGFPNVSRSANETKISWSKGSPVSVLLLVLNFQVQIKQKHQSWKEARIFSTQNEELIILAGQLKGHCQARVRVQPSEDYISLWSDWSPTTSWLEATDKEEASQDQNQLQISLVTWAVTGSLVLILVVMLVLYRCCFSRGHHKKKAVPNPSKYFHTLYSVHGGNLKEWMNPLPTSESFFTAQPCEYVSPVELCESLYVLPSTSPSSTLTCALLHIKGHTSAGSNTSGVIDNSSSTSSSFFSNMGYFMSSSPSSSAPTDPSPAYFTYQEDFHNLHNSRALHLSLCPSFKFTPAYESLKREPQSPDSGFGIGKEDENIMEDEEFEDVKGEELSAHHQGPPLLLLPLHPPFQMFPFSVSPSHTPNAPSLTLATAESSQVDEPEEAAGEIYAAWPLAGAMCRSSSMPVEPCKTGYLTLKELQTTFSNKSI from the exons GACTCTCCTGCTTGAACGACATGGTCAACAATGTCAGCTGTACATGGCGAGGCTCTCAGCTGGCTCCCAGAGTGGACTGCTGGATTTCTGGTGTTAGAATGATTTCGAATAAAAAGGGCATGGAGAAAAGGAT AGAACGCTGCCAGTTAAAACAACACACCAACTCTCTTCCAGGCTGCAGTTTTGTCTTTGAAAAGCAA ATGTTCACCTGTTTTATACCCATGCCCTACATCAGAATGGAGTGTAATGGCACACTGGTGGACAACTTCACATACTATGACCCATGCAGTCACG TTAAAATGCATCCTCCAGGTTTTCCTAATGTCAGCAGATCCGCCAATGAGACCAAGATATCATGGAGTAAAGGAAGtcctgtctctgtgctcttacTTGTCTTGAACTTTCAGGTTcagatcaaacagaaacacCAGTCATGGAAG GAGGCCAGAATTTTCTCTACACAAAATGAGGAGCTGATAATACTTGCCGGGCAACTAAAGGGgcactgtcaagccagagtgaGAGTCCAACCCTCTGAAGACTACATCAGCCTCTGGAGCGACTGGAGTCCAACAACGTCCTGGCTAGAAGCAACAGACAAGGAGGAAGCATCACAGGATCAAA ATCAACTTCAGATATCACTGGTGACGTGGGCAGTAACTGGCAGCTTGGTTCTCATCCTGGTCGTAATGCTGGTCCTTTACAGGTGTTGCTTTAGTAGAGG GCACCACAAAAAGAAGGCGGTACCAAACCCTTCGAAATACTTTCACACACTCTACTCTGTCCACGGAGGCAATCTtaag GAATGGATGAATCCTCTCCCCACCTCTGAGTCATTCTTCACTGCCCAGCCCTGTGAATATGTCTCCCCAGTTGAGTTGTGTGAAAGTTTGTATGTGCTCCCCTCCACCTCTCCGTCATCTACCTTGACCTGTGCATTGCTTCACATCAAAGGCCACACTTCAGCTGGCTCCAACACCAGCGGGGTGATTGATAACTCCTCCTCCAcgtcttcctccttcttctccaacATGGGCTACTTCATGTCCAGCTCCCCCAGCAGCTCGGCTCCAACCGACCCTAGTCCTGCTTACTTCACCTATCAGGAGGATTTCCACAACCTGCACAACAGCCGCGccctccacctctccctctgCCCCTCCTTCAAATTCACTCCAGCCTATGAGAGCTTGAAGAGGGAGCCGCAGAGCCCGGACTCTGGATTTGGCATCGGGAAAGAAGACGAGAACATCATGGAAGATGAAGAGTTTGAAGATGTTAAAGGGGAAGAATTGTCAGCTCATCACCAAggccctcctcttctccttctccctctccatcccccTTTCCAGATGTTCCCTTTCTCCGtctctccttcacacactccCAACGCTCCAAGTCTGACGCTGGCTACGGCTGAGAGCTCGCAGGTGGATGAACCTGAGGAAGCTGCTGGTGAAATCTATGCAGCCTGGCCTTTGGCTGGTGCCATGTGCAGGTCTTCCTCCATGCCTGTGGAGCCCTGCAAAACAGGGTACCTGACCCTGAAAGAGCTTCAGACAACGTTCAGCAATAAATccatctga